GTCGGGGCTGACTGGCGTGCCGGCGAACTGGTGGTACAGCGAGCCGAACTTGATACCCACCTCGAAACACGCGATTTCGGCCCCCGTTGGCTCTGTATCATTGCTCTTGGAATCACTCATGAGCACGATTTTGGAGTGGTCGAACAAATGCGCTGGCAATCGAGCAGGTACAGCTGTTCGCCGATGAAATTCGACTCATGATGTACTATCTCGGTGACGACGGCTGACTCAAACGAGAGACCGCAACCACCCCGCCCACGCACCTCTCCAACCGATTCGCTCCGCTCACTCCGTTCGCGTCGCTCATCCCTCGCGCGAGTCACGCGCTCCGCGCGTTCCCGCGCGCCACCGCGTTCGATTTGGGGTGGTGCTTCGAGGAACGAGGGCGACGGACGACAGCGGGCCTGTCGCGGTCTCTCACGGAATCCATTTAGGTGCGGATGGTCCAGTTCCCCTATGGATTACGAAGCCAGCCTTGACCGGGCGATGGACTCGGTTCCCGACCTCGACACGGGCGATTCGCGCCTCGACGTCCCCGATGCACAGGCCCAGAAGGACGGCGCGTTCACCCGCTTGACCAATCTCGGCAGCGTCGCCGACGCGCTCTCGCGCGACCCCGAGCACCTCCACCGGGTCATCCAGCGCGAACTCGGCACCAACGGCCAGTTCACTGGCGACCGCGCGCGCTACAACGGCTCGTTTTCGGGGTCGGACTTCGACGCGGCCATCGACAGTTACAGCGAGGAGTTCGTCATCTGCTCGGAGTGCGGACTCCCGGATACCCGACTGGAGATGGAGGGACGAACCCAGATGCTGCGCTGTGAGGCCTGTGGCGCGTTCCGCCCCGTCGAGAAGAACACCGGCTCCCAAGAGACCAAACAGCGCCCCGACGTCGAGGAGGGCCGCACCTACGAGGTGAAGATCACGGGCACGGGTCGCAAGGGCGACGGCGTGGCCGAGCAGGGCAAGTACACCATTTTCGTGCCCGGCGCACAGGAGGGCGACGTCGTGAACATCTACATCGAGAACATCAGCGGGACGCTGGCGTTCGCCCGACTGGCCTAAGAAAACCGCACGGTACTTACCGATCCCTTCCCGATTTCCACTCGAATGGCGGGGAGGCCACAGGAGCCGACGGTACTACTCACCGGCGCGTCCGGGCGCGTCGGTCGCGCGATCGTTGGCCGGCTCGGCGATGCCTACGACTGGCGACTGGTCGACCGCGAACCGCCGACCCCCGACTCAGAGCATATCTATCTCGTCGCGGACATCACCGACGAGGAGGCGATGGTCGAGGCGATGGCCGACGTCGACGTCGTGGTCCATCTCGCCGGCGACCCCCGGCCCGAAGCGCCGTGGGACAGCGTGCTCGAAAACAACATCGACGGCACCCACTCCGTGCTCGAAGCGGCCGCGAGCGCCGGCGTCGAGAAGTTCGTCTTCGCCTCCTCGAACCACGCCGTCGGTGGGTACGAGACCGACGAGCGAACGCCTGACCTCTACCGCTCGAACGACGACTTCCGCCTCGACGGCAGCGAACTCCCGCGTCCGAGCAACCTCTACGGCGTGAGCAAGGCCGCCGCCGAGACCCTCTGTCGGTACTATCACGACGAGTACGGGATGAGCGTCGTCTGTCTTCGTATCGGCAACCTCACGAAAAATCACCCGCCCGAAGGCTACGAGCGCGGACAGGCGATGTGGCTCTCCTACCGGGACTGTGCGCACCTCTTCGAGCGCGCCATCGAGGCCGAGTACGACTACGAGATCGTCTACGGCATCTCGGACAACGACCGGAAATACTACTCGCTGGAGCGCGCCCGCGAGGTGCTCGGCTACAACCCGCAGGACAACTCCGCAGAGTACTAGACCGCGAAATCAACTGGGTGTGACGGCGTTACTCGGCACACGGCGGGAAGCCGACCGGCTGGAGGAACAGCCGCTTGCTATCGGGAGCCAGTTCGTCCCAGTCGACGCGCCCTCGTTCGACGATGTGCTCGGGATCGAGCGCCGAATCACTGAGCACGGTGTAGGCGGTGAGTTCCGGGAGACGGAGTTCCGGTCCTGCGTGGGCCTCCTCGGTGCCGGCGTCCTCGGCGGGAGCGGCACAGAGGTCGGGCAGCGGCTCGGCCGCGGGACCGCTCACCTCGCCGACGACGATGCGCATGACCATCCCGAAATATTCGTGGGGCGCACAGTTCATCTCGTAGACGCCCGGTTTCTCGAAGGTGTACAGCCAGTAGCCGCCCGCCGGCAGCATCGGCCCCGAAAACGGCGGCACCAGTTGTGGGACCCGTCGTTGGAACCCGAACTGTGGGTGATAGGCCACCACGTTGTGATGGGGCGTCGCCATCGTGAACTTCACCGTCTCGCCCGGTTCGACGAACAGGCCAGTGGGTTCGAAGTAGAACTCCGGAATCGGGACGTCCTCGTGCGGGCGAATCAGTGCCTGCACTTCGTGGTCGGGTTCGACGGGCGGGGCGACCCGCGCCGTCTGCGAGGAAAAGCCATAGACGGGGTGGACCTCGTGACCCGAGATGAGCGGGTTGTCGAGGGCGAGGCGTTCGGCCGGAATCGGCCCGTCCCCGCCGCCCCCATCGTTGCCGTGTGCGCGGCCGAGGCCGCTGAACGCCGCGATGCCAGCACCCATCCCGAGTGCCCGGAGGACGCCGCGCCTGCCGAGGGCGTGTTCGGTGTCGGTTCCGCCGCCGACCGCTTTGGTGGTTGTGGACATAATCCAAGGGAACGATTGCCATTATAGATATTAACTGTTTCTACGAACGGACTTCTCGGTACGTCTACCCAGCCAAAAGTGGATGCCGTGAGGGAATCAAGACGCCTCGAACAGTCCGTCGACGTCGCGCTCGCGCGCTGCTCGCCGGTCGGTGTGTTCGGCGAGGCGCTGGTGGACGATAGCGCGATTCCCGCCGCGCGCGAAGTCCATCACGAGCGTGACGAACGGACTCGTCTCTCGGTCGGCGTCGAGGTCGGCGCGGGCGTATTCGACCGCGCGCTCGACCATCGCTTCGTCGTACTCGCCCGTTTCGGCGAACACCGCGGCGGCGACTGCGCTCGCGTCGAAATCGAGGTCGGCGAGTCCGAGCGCGCGCCCCTCGTGGGTGAGTCGAGGAGGTGGTGCGCGCTCGATGCGCTCGGGGTCCGCTCGGAGCGCGGCGAGAGACGTTCGCACCGAAGCGATGTCGACGCCGCGATAGGGGGAAGGAAGCGGTGTGAGGTACTCGCGGGCGCTCTCGGCAAGACCAGTAGCGCCGACCCAGTTGCGATTCTGTGCGTGGTGGACCGCCGCGGTGAACTGGATAAGTCCGTGGAGGAATCGTTCGTCGTTGCCCGCGAGGTCGAGCCAGCGCTCTTCCCATGCGTCGTGGGCGGCGTGGTAGTTGCCGGCGTTGTAGATGGCGATGCCGGCACGGAGATGTGCTCTCATGGGGGTCCGATTCGACGGCCGGGCGACTCAGGCGATGTCCTCGCGGTCGGCGAGGTGGTCTTCGAGCAGCGCGACGTTGCGCTTGTTCGCCTTCCAGACGGCGTCGACGAGCGTGCCGAGCACCGGCACGCCCCCGGCGATTGTATCGAGGGCGACGTTCAGCATCATCTTGAGTGTCGTCTTGGGAGGGACACTGAGCCGGGCGGCCTCGGCGACGATGTACAGCGACAGCACCGCGCCGGCGGCGTCGCCCGAGACCGGGGCGATGCTGAGCAGTGGATCGAGACCGACGCGGTAGTTGATGATGGGGATCTCGACTGCCTCGTCGAGCAGTCGTGCCATCCTTCTGGTTCGCTTGAGGGCCGCCTGCTCGCGGCGCGTCAGCGACTCCATGTCGAGGTCGTCGGTCAT
This region of Halococcus sediminicola genomic DNA includes:
- a CDS encoding DUF309 domain-containing protein gives rise to the protein MRAHLRAGIAIYNAGNYHAAHDAWEERWLDLAGNDERFLHGLIQFTAAVHHAQNRNWVGATGLAESAREYLTPLPSPYRGVDIASVRTSLAALRADPERIERAPPPRLTHEGRALGLADLDFDASAVAAAVFAETGEYDEAMVERAVEYARADLDADRETSPFVTLVMDFARGGNRAIVHQRLAEHTDRRAARERDVDGLFEAS
- a CDS encoding DUF4112 domain-containing protein — translated: MTDDLDMESLTRREQAALKRTRRMARLLDEAVEIPIINYRVGLDPLLSIAPVSGDAAGAVLSLYIVAEAARLSVPPKTTLKMMLNVALDTIAGGVPVLGTLVDAVWKANKRNVALLEDHLADREDIA
- the azf gene encoding NAD-dependent glucose-6-phosphate dehydrogenase Azf — translated: MAGRPQEPTVLLTGASGRVGRAIVGRLGDAYDWRLVDREPPTPDSEHIYLVADITDEEAMVEAMADVDVVVHLAGDPRPEAPWDSVLENNIDGTHSVLEAAASAGVEKFVFASSNHAVGGYETDERTPDLYRSNDDFRLDGSELPRPSNLYGVSKAAAETLCRYYHDEYGMSVVCLRIGNLTKNHPPEGYERGQAMWLSYRDCAHLFERAIEAEYDYEIVYGISDNDRKYYSLERAREVLGYNPQDNSAEY
- a CDS encoding translation initiation factor IF-2 subunit beta, which produces MDYEASLDRAMDSVPDLDTGDSRLDVPDAQAQKDGAFTRLTNLGSVADALSRDPEHLHRVIQRELGTNGQFTGDRARYNGSFSGSDFDAAIDSYSEEFVICSECGLPDTRLEMEGRTQMLRCEACGAFRPVEKNTGSQETKQRPDVEEGRTYEVKITGTGRKGDGVAEQGKYTIFVPGAQEGDVVNIYIENISGTLAFARLA
- a CDS encoding cupredoxin domain-containing protein: MSTTTKAVGGGTDTEHALGRRGVLRALGMGAGIAAFSGLGRAHGNDGGGGDGPIPAERLALDNPLISGHEVHPVYGFSSQTARVAPPVEPDHEVQALIRPHEDVPIPEFYFEPTGLFVEPGETVKFTMATPHHNVVAYHPQFGFQRRVPQLVPPFSGPMLPAGGYWLYTFEKPGVYEMNCAPHEYFGMVMRIVVGEVSGPAAEPLPDLCAAPAEDAGTEEAHAGPELRLPELTAYTVLSDSALDPEHIVERGRVDWDELAPDSKRLFLQPVGFPPCAE